In Ostrea edulis chromosome 4, xbOstEdul1.1, whole genome shotgun sequence, a single window of DNA contains:
- the LOC125671636 gene encoding uncharacterized protein LOC125671636 — MASSGSQDKDTGSQDKDTGSQDKDIAFAQDLLPCTLCSNNVELVCKSCGVDLCGNCAGPHMLSEPEKKHDIIKYDQKYLTTPRPLCPNHTDQICDLFCQKCDVPVCAKCIANKSHFNHSMVEISDVYDEKFNFIIQETKLLEETLVPKYDEIIDGLKRHTTEVPIRNSVLKGELRDHGEKLQRLIQGTIDKYIDSIEATEKQDLSHLKDNLSRFENVLGEMHQAIQRNKEMLRSKNTQMFGYRPVVEKFQRVPPRVSVTFASFLPGAIDKTQFLGSIGVLTSSATKEEGEYIIPLMDHLSMVQSHYREVLPRSVITATADTTYNELFKISWLKLDEAWISGNDKTITRVNSKGSVLEKIATKSGRSTNGLVVWKNADLLYIDCYDKKVVMVKNKKMTTLIKTDWKPTEISCTLSGDILISLWNNLSGDDKRFKILRYSRDGLDLKQEIRYRENGQPLFQSKGPHCAIPTAENRNGDICAADWNAGVLLLLNKIGKLKLKYTGLQSVVFDPRYIATDSQGHILVSDYDNNCVHILNEAGHLVSLIEYLRRPEGISIDDQDNLWLVERGGKLKVIKYLE; from the coding sequence ATGGCGTCTTCCGGTTCACAGGATAAAGATACCGGTTCACAGGATAAAGATACCGGTTCACAGGATAAAGATATCGCATTTGCACAAGATCTGCTGCCATGTACCCTCTGCAGTAACAATGTAGAACTTGTCTGCAAATCGTGTGGTGTCGATTTGTGTGGTAACTGTGCTGGTCCACATATGCTCTCGGAGCCTGAGAAGAAACATGATATTATAAAATATGACCAAAAATACCTGACAACCCCTAGACCATTATGTCCTAACCATACGGATCAGATCTGCGATCTCTTTTGTCAAAAATGCGATGTTCCTGTATGCGCTAAATGCATTGCTAACAAGTCTCATTTCAATCACAGTATGGTGGAAATTTCAGATGTTTACGACGAGAAATTTAACTTCATAATTCAAGAAACGAAGCTCTTGGAGGAAACTTTAGTACCCAAATATGATGAAATCATCGATGGACTGAAGAGGCATACAACAGAAGTACCAATAAGAAATTCCGTATTAAAGGGAGAACTTAGAGATCATGGCGAGAAATTACAAAGACTGATTCAAGGGACTATTGACAAATATATCGATAGCATTGAAGCAACCGAAAAACAAGATCTCTCTCATCTGAAAGACAACTTATCCAGGTTTGAAAATGTATTAGGAGAAATGCATCAAGCTATACAACGAAATAAAGAAATGCTCAGATCAAAGAATACCCAGATGTTCGGCTATCGGCCTGTGGTAGAGAAGTTTCAAAGAGTTCCGCCACGCGTAAGCGTAACGTTTGCTTCTTTTTTACCAGGCGCTATCGATAAAACACAATTTCTAGGAAGCATTGGAGTCCTGACTTCATCAGCTACAAAGGAGGAAGGTGAATACATCATTCCACTGATGGATCACCTCTCGATGGTTCAGTCTCACTACAGAGAGGTGCTACCAAGATCCGTCATTACTGCAACAGCGGACACCACCTACAATGAGCTCTTCAAAATAAGTTGGCTGAAATTAGATGAGGCATGGATAAGTGGAAACGACAAAACAATAACAAGAGTCAACAGCAAAGGatcggttctagagaagattgcCACTAAGTCTGGCCGTTCCACCAATGGCCTGGTAGTTTGGAAAAACGCAGATTTGCTGTACATTGATTGCTATGATAAAAAGGTTGTAATGGTGAAGAACAAGAAAATGACTACACTTATCAAAACTGACTGGAAACCGACGGAGATTAGCTGCACACTATCTGGAGATATTTTAATCTCTCTGTGGAATAACCTATCTGGAGATGATAAAAGATTCAAAATCTTACGATATTCTAGGGATGGATTGGATTTGAAGCAAGAGATCCGCTATAGAGAAAATGGCCAGCCCCTTTTCCAGAGCAAAGGGCCTCACTGCGCCATCCCTACCGCCGAAAACAGGAACGGTGATATCTGTGCTGCCGACTGGAACGCAGGTGTCCTACTTCTGTTGAACAAGATCGGAAAATTAAAGTTAAAATATACCGGTTTACAAAGCGTAGTGTTTGATCCAAGGTATATAGCTACGGACAGCCAGGGACATATTTTGGTATCGGACTATGACAATAACTGTGTGCACATACTGAATGAAGCTGGACATCTTGTATCTCTCATTGAATATCTAAGAAGACCCGAGGGCATAAGCATTGATGACCAAGACAATCTGTGGCTGGTGGAGAGAGGGGGGAAACTCAAAGTCATTAAATACTTGGAGTGA